The following coding sequences lie in one Arachis hypogaea cultivar Tifrunner chromosome 4, arahy.Tifrunner.gnm2.J5K5, whole genome shotgun sequence genomic window:
- the LOC140184164 gene encoding zinc finger BED domain-containing protein RICESLEEPER 1-like, translating to MAVKMKSKYDKYWENIKNTNMMILIAVVLDPRYKLQLIKWSFEKLYEKEDAKFLTSKVKDTLFKVFDSYRLFGGYYQRSTRQDPPEISTQELEAHETSFAIEFEKEMQFNESVNKNEVELYLMEALEKSGVQFDILNWWKVNSTKFSILGGGDCKRCLSHASFYSCFRIGI from the coding sequence ATGGCTGTGAAAATGAAGTCCAAGTATGATAAGTATTGGGAAAATATAAAGAACACAAACATGATGATTTTAATTGCAGTTGTTCTTGATCCTAGATATAAGCTTCAATTGATTAAGTGGAGTTTTGAAAAGTTGTATGAAAAAGAAGATGCTAAATTTTTAACTTCAAAGGTGAAGGATACACTTTTCAAGGTGTTTGATAGCTACAGGCTATTTGGTGGTTACTATCAAAGGTCTACTCGGCAAGATCCTCCTGAAATTAGCACACAAGAGCTTGAGGCACATGAAACTTCTTTTGCTATAGAATTTGAGAAGGAAATGCAATTCAATGAGAGTGTTAACAAGAATGAGGTGGAGTTATATCTTATGGAGGCATTAGAGAAGAGTGGCGTGCAATTCGACATTCTAAATTGGTGGAAAGTGAATTCCACTAAATTTTCAATTCTTGGGGGGGGGGATTGCAAGAGATGTCTTAGCCATGCCAGTTTCTACAGTTGCTTTAGAATCGGCATTTAG
- the LOC112796957 gene encoding glucose-1-phosphate adenylyltransferase large subunit 1, chloroplastic-like: protein MDYMDFVQNHRESGADITLSCLPMDDSRASDFGLLKIDDKGIILSFSEKPKGEDLKAMQVDTTVLRLSKEEAVKKPYIVSMGVYIFKKEILLNLLR, encoded by the exons ATGGACTATATGGACTTTGTTCAA AATCATCGCGAGAGTGGTGCAGATATTACTCTTTCTTGTCTCCCCATGGATGACAG TCGTGCCTCTGATTTTGGTCTATTAAAGATAGATGATAAAGGAATAATTCTCTCATTCAGTGAAAAGCCCAAAGGAGAAGACCTAAAAGCAATG CAAGTAGATACAACTGTTCTTAGGCTTTCAAAGGAAGAGGCTGTAAAGAAACCATACATTGTTTCTATGGGTGTGTATATATTCAAGAAGGAGATACTTCTAAATCTATTAAG ATGA
- the LOC140184165 gene encoding uncharacterized protein gives MQLNRGWKVPAYKWHPRRHENYSLELSGFGETLTIHTLKGICKSQSPEIMFISETKNQSRQVKIKLQAFSYENWHIVNPSGMAGGLALAWKDSINVQIINSGEFFVAAEVKEFGNNGVWTFIGVHLGCSKQIRALQFEELTTMSQQLEGKVVIAGDFNAIISQVEKEGGGQKSATTIATFINFIDSNELVDTRMVGRPFTWTNRRQEEDLVKERLDHYLVGIGWKLKFPNAVVHRLTKSGSDHAPILMETEPQSWHSKRHFKY, from the coding sequence ATGCAGTTGAACAGGGGGTGGAAGGTGCCAGCCTACAAATGGCACCCAAGGCGCCATGAGAACTATAGTTtggaattgtcggggtttggggagacccTGACAATTCACACCCTAAAAGGGATATGTAAATCCCAATCCCCCGAGATTATGTTCATAAGTGAAACAAAGAACCAATCTCGACAGGTGAAAATAAAACTCCAGGCATTCAGCTATGAAAATTGGCATATTGTTAACCCGTCAGGAATGGCAGGAGGACTTGCACTAGCTTGGAAGGACAGCATCAATGTTCAAATTATAAACAGCGGGGAATTCTTTGTAGCAGCTGAAGTTAAGGAGTTCGGAAATAATGGGGTATGGACGTTCATTGGTGTCCATTTGGGCTGTTCAAAACAAATTCGAGCCTTACAGTTTGAGGAGCTTACAACAATGAGTCAACAACTAGAAGGAAAAGTGGTAATAGCGGGAGATTTTAATGCTATAATAAGTCAAGTGGAAAAGGAGGGTGGAGGCCAAAAATCAGCAACTACCATTGCAACattcattaattttattgatAGCAATGAATTAGTGGATACTAGAATGGTGGGACGGCCTTTCACATGGACAAACCGAAGACAAGAAGAGGATTTGGTGAAGGAGAGGCTTGACCACTATTTAGTAGGGATAGGATGGAAGTTGAAGTTTCCAAATGCAGTAGTGCACAGGCTCACAAAATCAGGCTCGGATCATGCCCCTATCTTGATGGAAACTGAACCTCAATCCTGGCATAGTAAAAGGCATTTTAAATACTAG